The Dromaius novaehollandiae isolate bDroNov1 chromosome 3, bDroNov1.hap1, whole genome shotgun sequence genome includes the window CTGGTCCTGAGGGGGCCACAtaaagaggaggagatgctgaACTGAGAAGCAAAGCTGGGAGTGGGGACGGCTGCTGGAGGGAGCAGGGTGTGCCAGCGGCATGGGTTTTCAAGCTGACATCACACATTTGATGGTGGCATTGATGGGGGAGCCCAGCATGTTGGGTTTTTGATCAATACTGCTGCTTCCTCTGGAGAGTCTCATGGTTGATGCTCACAGGGCGGGTTGCCACTCTGAGTGGGATTGTGCCACTGTGGCACAGCCTGCATCCAGAGCAGTTTCCTTCTCTCTAGGCCATTGCACTGCATCTTGTGCTCTTTGCAAAGCAGGTGATATTTTTATTGGCCTCCTCGAGTCTCTGCTTTGCCCCATTTCAAACCCTGCTCCTGGGACAGGTTTCCAGCTGCTGTAATACAGTCTGTGCTTGTGGCAGATATGGACGGAAAGCTATGCTGCTGGTGTCACTGGTGTGCTCAGTCATATTCGGGATGCTGAGTGCTGCCTCCACCTCATACAGCATGCTGGCTATCACACGGACCCTCACCGGTGTGGCCCTGAGTGGCATCTCCTTTATTGTATTGCCGTTAGGTAAGTAAGTGTGGGGGTCTGAGGGTGCCTGATTGTACAGGGAGACGTTTGGCAGGTGGTGGACAAGTAGGTAGGGACAGCTGTACCAATCTGGGCAAAACAAGTAGGAACAGGAGTTTGGAAATTGTTACGTAGGCAATTTCACTATGGGCAACCAAGAGAACACCCCTTATATAAGGATCCAAAAATTAGCATTTACTGTTAGTCTAATTAATGCTTTACAGTCTAACGAAGGTATAATCAACCACTAATTATTAGTTCCGCTGCAACATTAACACTTATAAACTGTATTACCCAGTTTCAGTTAAGGATCATTAGTAATACAATAAACACATAGACAAAAATGTTTACCCCTTTCCTCCAATACTGAGTTCTCACCCTTCAAGTACATTGCTGAGGCAGTTCATCAGCATGTCCATGTCTTCAGCAGAAGGAGGAGGGTGTGTCACTTCTGGGGTGTTTCTTCCTTCCCAGTCTTGGCTTTGCTTGGAATTGTTTTCGTATGCtccaaatctgtattttttgAAAGGGAGGGGAGAGCACCACAAAAATCATACAAAGCTAAGCAAAATCAAAGCTAAAAAAAGTTAAGTAATAATATAACTAAAAAGCAAGCTCCAAACCTGAGGGTACCCAGCAGGCTCATCAGATGATTTTGCTGATACAGTTAGGACACTCTAGGCAAGAATCATCAGATCCTAGAGCAGCTTACAGATGCAGCAAAAACTTCCAGAATTTTTGCAGGTATAGCCAGAATCAAGCTAAAATAGGCTCAAGACTGAACAAGTCCATGCCAGGCCCGACAAATCCCAAGGCCTACTATGGCTGATTATTGTTATAAAGGTTGAGGCCTATTTCTAGCAGGTGGCACTCTGGGCCACAGGACTACAAGGCAAAGTGGCGCTTAGGAAAGATATTTGTGATTCTTAGAGGTTGTAGCCAGATGTTCAAATCTGTGGAAGAAAAGTGGCATTTGGTTCACACAAAAAAACAAGGAGACCACCATTTTTTCTGGCTTTATGTGTATATTAGTATCTGCTCTCAGTAGATTCCACAGGTAGGTCAGTTCAtcttaatatatttctttaatcTGGAATAATGGGTGGGCAGAGAAATGGGAAACTGTGCAGACAAGAAATAACTAGATAATTAGGGGGAAAATTGATGAGTCTGATGGAGAAAATCATTTGAATGTTATTCAATGGAATTAAAAAAGTACCACCTAAAGTGTTTTTAGCATTGTGACTCTCATTGTTTTGTCCAGTATTTCTTCTTTCAAGGCTATATTTTAGTTGCTTACAACTTTGCCAGAGGCTAACCATTTTGGAtgaactttttaaattttaaacattttaaatgtggCAAACATCTGTCAAGCAGTGGAACTCTCCCAGAGAAAAAGACCAGGGAAATTGCCTCACTTTGCCCTTGTTACAAAGCCCTGCAGACCTTTTCCTGTAGAAGTCCTGTGTGTCCCAGCTGAATGCTGCCTCCCTATTGCAGCGATGGAGTGGGTGGACGTGCAGCATCGCACCATCTCTGGGATCTTGACTAGCATCTTCTGGAGCATCGGGAACATGCTGCTGGCCATGATAGCATACTTGGTGCGGGACTGGCACTGGCTGTTAGTTGCTGTAACTGGACCTTGTCTCCTGAGCATCATCTGCTTGTGGTGAGCACATCAAGCTGCAGCCTGCTGGACTGGTGGGGATGGGAGCAGGCTGTGATTTTCCAGGCATAGCAGCTCTTGAAAACTGGAGTGGCCCAGGTTTTGTCCCTCCTGACCAGGAGCCATAGTCACACCATGGCTTTGGGGATGAGGAGAGGTAGGAGTGGGGCTGAGACCAGGCTTTCAGTGGACAGAGGGATGCTCCATGAAGGGGCAGGATTTGGTACTGAAAGCACTATCAGAGATGGCTCAGAGCAAGTGAGGAGACCCCTGGTGGCAGGACCAGGTGAGGTCCCCGGCATTAATCCCCGGGGGTTTCAAGGCAAATAACTTAGCTATCTCCTGTCCCCCTCCTCAGGGTGTGGGGCGGGGGACACCTTTGGTACCAATTTTTGCATGTGAGACAATGGCATTTGCAGGCCAGGTCAGGTGCATATCTCTCTGCACCTTGCACAGCCTTTCTCAACTATGTATCCATCCTCACTGGTCAAATATAACAGTTTTCTGCAGGCTATTTCCTATCTATAGCTTTATTTAAGAAATGCCTTACATCTCTTAAGTCTTACAAGGGGAGATGGTTCATTTAATCAAAGaactccttttcctcctcctttttttaatgaaatgacatGGACTAAAACACAGAGTCAATTCACTGATATCGTTATTGCAGTGTGAAGTATATTGGATTAACTTATTAGATGACCCAAAATGGTCCTTTGCACAGGCAGCCCCATTTCCTGGGTGGACAAAAGTCCGGTGTTTAAATAAGCAAGCAGATATTCCCACAGCTGTTCTACTGAGGACCTTCAGATTTGGGAATTTCGGTCTCCTCAACCTCAGGGTTGCTGTTTAGTTCATCTTGGGTGTCAGTGTGGTGCTGGACCACACTGCAGAAGCCACAGACATGTCTCTCGGAGTGACATGATGTTGTAGCTGGAAACCAAGTGGAATAAGTTCTGGTTGTTAGACATATGGCCCCCCAAAATTACATGTTTAATCACTGAGTAGGAGTGATATCCAAATGTCAAGATGCCTTTCAGCTGCCACCAAAGGGACTTCTGGAGACTATGGTTTGCTTGTTTATATGGCCATCAGAATGAAGCAAAGGATTAAAGAGCTGCACAGAACTATCACCAACATCACAAATAATTCTTGTGAAAAATGGGATACAAACTGATGTTGTTGTTAACCAATAGCTCAATAGGTATATTCTTTCCCTGGTGATGAAGGTTTTCTAGCAGAGAATAACACCTGATATTTCACTGATCAAGTCCAACGCAACTAAAATGGGTATTCTGCTGACTTTCAGAGATTTcggttgttttcttttctttctaggaTAACCAATTATAAAAATTGAATCCTGGGAAATGTTGCAATTTGTAGAGACATTTGGACCCACCCTTTCCATcatagctgatttttttcctctcttatgtTAATGCCTTTTACGGAGCTCAATTATTCAAGAAGTTATACCGCAGTCTGATCAAAATTCAAACACCCAAAAGGGCAGTGATTGTAGCATAATAAGAAATCCCTGAAGTATGCAATCCAAATCTAATTTAGCACATTCTGGAGATATTGTTGACAGTATGTCATAATTCAGTTGAGACATTAAGCAACCACAGGACATAATATCATATTCTGGAGACGGTGGCAATGGGTGCAAAATGCCATCTTTCATTCTTTATATTCACCAAGTGGATTGGGGTATAAGCTTATGTGATTGAAAACTATGCAGAAGTCTCTTACTGCAAATAGATTTTGTCAAACATATGGCTTCAGTAGAACTCTTACTCACATATTCCTTCAAGGCTTTAAGTTCTGTGTTTAGAGATTCCCATCTGTTTTCacctggaaactgcaaagcagcaaccaggggagcagcagcagcttaggGAACAAGTATTGTCTTCACACTCCTCCTCTAGCCTAAAAAGCAGCAGAAGTTGGATGTCTACGCTGCAAGCAATGTGTGGTTCACCTTATCAAAGATCTCTGTGACAGGGTGCCAGGAAAGGATAAGCCCTCATCATGTCTTGACATAACCAATGGGCCTAGGTGTAGAGCCAAAAATATGAAGAGTGAGGAGAGGTACAGTCTTCAAACTGACTGTGCAGGCTGTTCAGTTGCAAGGCTCTCTGGGAACAGTGGTAGGacttatttttccccttcccgCAAGGGACAGACTTGGGTGGTAGGAGGTAGGTGTGGGCTGCTCTAACAAGATGCATCCTGCTCATGGCATATTCTGACTGTTGACTCTCTGGCACTTACCACTATGTGGACACACACAGCACTATGCACCCCTCTAGGCTAGCTGGACTGCACTGTGAGGTGGGAAGCTCCAGGGCAAACAGCACAATGTAGCCACAAATTGCAACCAGATGCAAGATCAGGAAGAAGTCCAAAATTAAGGAGCTGCAGGTGCTAATTTATGGCAATGGCTTGATCTTTTGCTGGAACGGATAGAAAATTAAGAGGCGCAGGCCCCCACCTCGTGGAGGTCTGCTAAGGAGACCTCTCAGAGAGGCTAACTAGCTCCACATCAATACAGAACTCCGAGTCCTTCACTAACTAGCATGGTTACTTCCTTAGTGTTCCTAGCCACAACTGTTTAAATCGCAGTTGACTGTCTTGTGCAAAAGGCTTTCATtatggtaaaaaacaaaaaatcttatTAATTAACAAAATAAGCATGAAACATAACCCCAAAGAGCCCACTAAGTCCTTTTTATGCAGTCATTTTTTATATCCTACAAGTTTAAAGAGTCCCAAAAAGCATGCATCTCAAAATATAAACTCTTTGGGGACAATTTTAATTTATTAGAACTGGAAATTCTTACCAGTTCAGAAAATCCAAGCTTTGATCAAAGATCATATGAttgatatatacatatgtaatatAAAAGTTGTTATTTCCAGCTGAAGTCCCACAGAGAAGACCCTCTCTCTTTGGCCAGGGTCATTTATGTGGGCTGGAAAATACGGAGTGCCAACAGAAATGCTGTCTTCTCTCCTCATACCAGGTGGGTCCCAGAGTCTGCCCGGTGGCTCATAGCCAATGGCAAAGTGAAACAAGCTCACAGACATCTGCTTAGATGTGCAAGAATGAACGGAAGGAAAGACTTCACTGTCTCACCAGAGGTGAGAACCTGAAGATCCAGACACACATTCTTCTTCtcccattttctctttctctctgttttacttctgtttgaTACCTGAAGCAACTCTGAGCCTGCTGTGTGATCTGTGGGGTGCTGTGATCCACAGGGTGCTGTGGTGGAAAGGAGTTACAACCATCCCTAAAGAGAAAGCATCAGCTTAGCTCACATAAGGCCAGAGATCCCCCTTGGGTAGAAGGAGCATCTCTCCATTTATTATCGCCATGACAAGAAGCCTCACTGTACTGGATGCTGGTCTAAATATCCAGTGAGAGAGAAGCACAGCCTGGAAAAATAAGGTAGAGGCATCACTCCTGTAACAGAGAGCAGAATGTGCAGGCTCACGAGCAACTTATGCAGCTTTTGTCCTGTGATTCATAACCTGATCAGAAGGTCAGTTTTAACTGTCCTACCCTGCATTTGCTGATGATTTTTGGACATGGTGAGGCAAGGCCGTCCAGAGTGGCATTCATCTCTCCCAGTGATAGGTGTCCACAACGTAGCTGTCTGCAGGGTCCTTCAGAGGCTAATTGAATACAGTCAATGGAGATTAGCATGCGATTCTTCTGACCAAGTGTAGTTGTTTGCTCTAGGATAAAATGACTCATCAACTTCTTCAATGAGATCTCCATTAACTATACTGTAAGCCCAGAGAGACTAGCTTAGATATAGCTGCCAGTATTGTAGACCTTTGGTTGTATGGATCTTGTGTGTCTTGGTCAGTCAACAAAACTTACAAAAATTCTCCTGTTACTTACTTCAAAATGAATTGCTGAAAGACTTTGTGAACAGACAGTCTCTTCTTCTCTGTGGGCAGGGTTCACTTCCCAGTGCCTGGCTCTTTTTTATATACTGtatttatataaacatacatattaACAATCATACTTTATATAAACATACTCATAAGAACAATGCATGCAGTTCATGGTTAGCTGCTGACTGAGATCTGACAAAATGGCAGACAACCATGTGGGTAAGAGGGTGGAACTGGCCAACATTGACTTTGCTAACACCGTGATCGACATTTTGCTGAGATCCTTTTTGTCATGTGGGGTATTTGGGTAGGAGAAGAGAACAggccaggagaagaggaagaggtccaaaaaaatagagagagaatcTATAAAAACACATAGGAAGACTTGCCTCTGAAAATGTATGTCCAGAGAATTTTTCTGCAATGGTAGTGTGTGGAAAACCCCAGATGGTGTTGGAGCAGGGATAGGCATGAGCCCCAGCCTGTCTAGCGCTCCATGTCTGGATCCCAGATGTACAGCAGCTgagctattttcttctttccacatCTCACAGGCCCTCAGAAGGATGACAACAGAGAAGAAGTCAGGAGAGAGCTACTCCTACATCAGCCTGTTCAGGACACCAGTCCTGCGGAAGATCTCGCTCTGTTCTGGCGCTGTGTGGTAAGCAGTGTCGCTCTGCACAGGGGATTTGTCCTACAGTTCCCTGGCTGGATTTCCCTAACTCCCATCTCCACACACTCCTTGCAGGTTTGGCGTTGCCTTCTCTTATTATGGCATGAGCATGAACCTAACTGGTTTTGGGCTCAATATGTATCTCTCCCAATTTGTTTTTGGCATCATTGAGATTCCAGCTAAGCTGATCATGTATGTGCTAGTGAATCGAGTTGGACGACGGCAGAGTCAGGCGTGGACACTCATACTGACCGGATTGTGCATAGGAGCCAACATCATCATTCCCAAGTGTGAGACACTCCTCTGCTATATGCGGTACTTGCTAAAAAAGGAGACCTCCATTTAGTGCACTGCTAGAGAAGGACAATGGGAGATCTTCCCCAGAGGCCACTCTGTACAGAGATGCCTTCTACCTACAAGGGTAACAGTGGGACAAGGTTGCTAAAGTGGGCCCGCCCTAATATCTGGTGGCAACAGATGGTCTCTAGTCACTGTGAGGCAGTTAGTCAAGGTCCAGTGATAGCCACTTAAGTGCCCATCTTATTATAGACATTGTCCAGTGGAAAATATTGGGATCCATCCTTTCACCAGTTCAACTCCCACTTGGGCTAATAGTTTGTCATCAAATTTACTCATCCGAGCTTTagaggcagcagctccagggctaTGTAGCTCTGTACTTTGTAGGACCTCTGAATTTTCTCCCCTACTTTACCTGAGGCCACCACAAGCTTCTTTCTAGAGGCTGCTTTTTGACCACTGGCATAagtgtcttttctttcctcctagcTTTCACCCCCATGCGCTCTGTAGTAGCCATTATGGGCAAAGGTTTCTCAGAATCTGCGTTCACGACTGTCTTCTTGTACACCTCTGAGCTCTACCCCACCATACTGAGGTAAGAGATGCCACTCACCTGAGTGTACAGGAGACCCTCTGCAGGGTGTCACCCTCAGGTCTTTGACATCAGCACAGCAGGACATGCTGTTAGCTAGACTGCAGAGCTAATGCCTTACCTCTAGAAGTAGCAAGGTCTAAGGACTACATATAGTCAGGAAAAAGGGGCAGAGAGCTACTCTTTGTTGGCCTGCATTATGTCAGGCAGGTTATGCCTAAAGGGAGATACACTGAAAGGTGATGGGTATTCTGTGTGGGAAGATTTTTGAACTCAGTAAGGAATCCGTGCTTAGCAAAGGCTTAATTCCCTGGGAGAATCCACCAATAACTATTATAAGACCCagagaaaaatcatttgaaatgtCAAGTTTTATAAGGGACATGTACTACCACAAGTTTGACAGTATTCTGGCCTACAGATGATATTAAAGCAGGGAATATATagcttttcagaatgaaaaaagatAGCTTATGTAAAAGATCTTCAGGTAATGGTGACATAAGATTTAGTAGCAGCATGGTTTGGGATATTGCTGAGGCTGATGAAGGGAATTAACTTTCACCAGTCTGTTGCATGCAGGGAATAATGCATATTTAAACCAGAGTGGGCACACTGGTTTGCTGCTTTTCTCAGATAGGTCAGTATTTTTATGCAGTGAAAGACATTGACAGGTAAAGGCaaaaatcctctctctctctctgccataCTTTTTCTTCATAGGCACAAACAGGTCCTGTGATCCCTGTTTCAAGTGTAGAATGCCATCCTTTCACCGCAAATAAATGAGTGGAATCGGTCCTGGGTTCTATTTTTGGGCACCTCTCCAAGCTCTCCTAGGTTATAGCTACAGCAGGACCAAGGGTGCTCACAGGAATCTCTATGCTGGCCGCCTGTCTAGAAGTACCTAGGAGACAGAGGGACATAAGTTTGCTCTCAGCAGATGAGAGGATGTACTAGGGGGACAGGTGGACAATACTCACAGGGTTTTAGACACTTCAAGTGGAAACAACTTTGGAGCAGATATTTTTAGTGCAGAACTTCAGCTTCTGTCTCATAATCGAAGTAAATCTGTTTCTCACAGCAGCTATTCTGGCTCTTTGGGAACTATCATCACTGTATGAAGatatgaagagaaacaaaaagcctAGAAAAAATCTAGCAGAGGAAAAGCCtggttggggggcggggggggagggaggcctCAGCACGTATAGAAATATAGAGAGAAGGAGCAGATGTCCTGTACTTT containing:
- the SLC22A7 gene encoding solute carrier family 22 member 7 isoform X1; protein product: MKFEDLLLETGGFGRFQILILFLLCLPRINVPMHFLLHNFLAATPSHHCTIPRHEAFENLTTEELLLISIPREPDGTFRSCEMFSQPQFYLLLNSSLQPENDSIIEDCRHGWVYDHSQFTSTIATQWDLVCEQRGLNQATATFFFIGVTVGAVIFGYLSDRYGRKAMLLVSLVCSVIFGMLSAASTSYSMLAITRTLTGVALSGISFIVLPLAMEWVDVQHRTISGILTSIFWSIGNMLLAMIAYLVRDWHWLLVAVTGPCLLSIICLWWVPESARWLIANGKVKQAHRHLLRCARMNGRKDFTVSPEALRRMTTEKKSGESYSYISLFRTPVLRKISLCSGAVWFGVAFSYYGMSMNLTGFGLNMYLSQFVFGIIEIPAKLIMYVLVNRVGRRQSQAWTLILTGLCIGANIIIPKSFTPMRSVVAIMGKGFSESAFTTVFLYTSELYPTILRQNGMGYTSFVARLGGALAPLVFLLDSVWRSLPEVTYCGVAVCCGSVAFLLPETLNVHLPEGIEDVEKTQVRGPLRISAPEGMPLQPHPR